The sequence ACTTTCTTAAAATAGCGCCGCAGCATCTCGTGAGCTTCCGGACGGTGAAAGCCAATTTGCTGATTTTCCCATCGTTCATGCCAAAAGCTGGCTTCCATGGTGACTCCTTACCTTAAAAACGGTTACTACCAATAAAAAAGCACCCACGAAGGGTGCCTTTAAATACGTTAAAAATCCAGCATTACTGGGCCTTACTGTAACAGCGGTGACCCGGTACTGACAAAATCAAAACCTTTAATATCCGCTTCATTTGCCAATGCCTGAATATATTGTGACACCGCTTTACGATGCACTTTTTCTTCCAGATACTCAGCAATTTTGTCGCGAACAGCGTCATAAGGTAACGGTTTGCCGTCGATTTTATGATCCACGCTGACAACGTGAAAGCCATAACGGCTTTCAACCGGATATTTCATCACGCCCAGTTCGGCAGTAAATAACTGGCGCTCAAACTCAGGAACGGTTTGCCCGCGACTCAGTTGCCCTAGGTTACCATCGGTTTCTTTAGACGGGCACGAAGAGTACTGACGCGCTAACTGAGCAAAGTCGTGGCCTTGCTTGAGCTCTTCAATTAACTGCTCTGCCATACGCTTGGCATTAACACGCTCTAAGTCGTCGTCCGGTGCGGCTGCCAACAGGATATGTCGAGCTTCAACAATGGGTGACGTTTTAAAGCGCTCCGGGTTTTGCTCAAAATACTGACGACAGGCTTGTTCGTCGGCTTCGGGACGAGCAACCTCACGATCAATCAGTTTCTCGATAAAATCGTCACTGCCACCGTCAGCTGTGTCATCCAGCACTTCTATACCTAAGTCATTAGCACGCTGTTTAAACAGTTCACCAATGACCAGCGCTTCCGCTGCTTTCGCCATGGCTTCTTCACGCGTTTCTGCCGGATGATACTGCATTTCTTCCAGAATCATTTTTTCCGGAATTTCCGTTTGATTAACTTGAATCATTATTACTTCCTCGAGGGGGCGTTGCCCCCTCTCGTTCAATCACTTAATACGTCGGTTTAGCAAACTTCTTGCGTACAACCTGGTGCTGGCGAGTAATGTACTGTACCGGCACACTGAACATATGCACCAGACGTGTGAATGGGAAG comes from Idiomarina sp. X4 and encodes:
- a CDS encoding peptidylprolyl isomerase codes for the protein MIQVNQTEIPEKMILEEMQYHPAETREEAMAKAAEALVIGELFKQRANDLGIEVLDDTADGGSDDFIEKLIDREVARPEADEQACRQYFEQNPERFKTSPIVEARHILLAAAPDDDLERVNAKRMAEQLIEELKQGHDFAQLARQYSSCPSKETDGNLGQLSRGQTVPEFERQLFTAELGVMKYPVESRYGFHVVSVDHKIDGKPLPYDAVRDKIAEYLEEKVHRKAVSQYIQALANEADIKGFDFVSTGSPLLQ